GCAGTCCGGTCTCGTGGAACGCGTGCAGCGTCTCGCGCGCGCCGTCGAAGAGTTTCGTCGCCGGAATGATCTCGCGGTCGTAGATCTCGCGGTACTCCGTGCGATAGCGCTGCGCCAGGTCGGGCGTGAGATCAGGCCACGCCATGCGAAAGATCGCTTCAAGCGGCAAGCCCGTCATCGCACCAACGCTTTCGAACTCGAGCGCCGATCCGCCGTGCGCTTGGATCACGCGATTCGCCGTGTCCACCACGAAGCGAACGCTGTCGGTGAGCGTCCCATCGAGATCCCACAGCACTGCGCGCACGCTCACGTGCTCGCTGACTCCGGCATCGCCGTGCTGTCAGCGCTTGCGACGGCGCGCGGTGCCCGCGACCACGGGCTCGATGGGCAGCGTGGTCTGCTCGGCGAACTTGCGATCGCGCGTCTCTTGCCGACGGCGGACGAGCGCTTCGAGCTCGTCGTAGAGGGCGTCGGGATCTTGAAGGCCTGCGTAGACGATCTTGAAGCGCAGGTAGCTCATCGGATCAGACTCCGCGAGGCGCTCGAGGACCATCTCGCCGATGCGCTGCGAACCGACTTCTGACGTACCACTCTGGCGGATCGTCGCTTCGATGTCGTCGATCAGCCCATCGATCGCATCCGGGG
This is a stretch of genomic DNA from Candidatus Limnocylindria bacterium. It encodes these proteins:
- the nrdR gene encoding transcriptional regulator NrdR, which produces MRCPSCGHEDTRVVDSREAEDGDSIRRRRACDSCGERFTTRERSESARIQVVKRDGSRQEFDRRKLASAIGKAASKQLAPDAIDGLIDDIEATIRQSGTSEVGSQRIGEMVLERLAESDPMSYLRFKIVYAGLQDPDALYDELEALVRRRQETRDRKFAEQTTLPIEPVVAGTARRRKR